From the Fibrobacter sp. UWB11 genome, one window contains:
- a CDS encoding ATP-dependent 6-phosphofructokinase, whose translation MTQDDIIKNPSDYDLSIETVGKGTLKSPMNGVPFVSENDKVSLTTDVNLISEYLTKGIPVPSLEVAGPRQTIFHDPAWTRAGIVTCGGLCPGLNNVIKGLVQVLWFDYGVRNIFGIPYGYRGLNPNYGYSPIVLDPDVVDAIQEDGGTILGSSRGMQDPAIMVDTLMRLNINVLFCIGGDGTLRGAHAIAEEVKKRKQPISIIGIPKTIDNDLNLIDRTFGFETAVLSATDVITSAHIEANGAFNGLGLVKLMGRDSGFIAAYASLATTVVNICLVPEVPFTLDGLFKALESRYASGKTHAVIAVAEGAGQELFKNQEERRDASGNILKNDIGEFLTHKIKEHFDSVGKEINIKYFDPSYTVRSIPAKGTDAIFCFQLAENAVHAGMAGKTDMVVGSMNNVFSHVPIEYAVSERKKINPNGPLWHAVLGITRQQDYFSGKGKRSK comes from the coding sequence ATGACTCAGGACGATATCATTAAGAATCCGTCGGATTATGATCTTTCCATTGAAACCGTTGGCAAGGGCACGCTCAAGTCCCCGATGAACGGCGTTCCTTTCGTTTCGGAAAACGACAAGGTCAGCCTTACCACTGACGTCAATCTCATCTCTGAATACTTGACGAAGGGTATCCCGGTACCGTCCCTCGAAGTGGCCGGCCCCCGACAGACAATTTTCCACGACCCCGCTTGGACGCGCGCAGGTATCGTCACTTGCGGCGGCCTCTGCCCCGGCCTTAACAACGTCATCAAGGGCCTTGTACAGGTGCTCTGGTTCGACTATGGCGTAAGGAACATTTTCGGCATCCCGTACGGCTACCGTGGCCTGAACCCGAATTACGGTTACTCCCCCATTGTGCTTGACCCGGACGTGGTCGATGCCATCCAGGAAGACGGCGGTACGATTCTCGGTAGCTCCCGCGGCATGCAGGACCCAGCTATCATGGTCGATACGCTTATGCGCTTAAACATCAACGTGTTGTTCTGCATCGGCGGCGACGGAACGCTCCGCGGCGCACACGCCATTGCAGAAGAAGTCAAGAAGCGTAAGCAGCCCATCTCGATTATCGGCATCCCGAAGACAATTGACAACGACTTGAACTTGATCGACAGGACGTTCGGTTTTGAAACCGCCGTGCTCAGCGCGACCGACGTAATTACTAGCGCCCATATAGAAGCAAACGGCGCGTTCAACGGCCTTGGCCTCGTGAAACTCATGGGCCGTGACTCCGGCTTTATCGCAGCGTATGCATCGCTTGCAACAACGGTCGTAAACATCTGCCTTGTCCCCGAAGTTCCCTTTACGCTGGACGGGCTTTTCAAGGCGCTCGAAAGCCGTTACGCCAGCGGCAAGACTCACGCCGTCATCGCCGTCGCCGAAGGCGCCGGACAAGAACTTTTCAAGAACCAGGAAGAACGCAGGGACGCTAGCGGCAATATCCTGAAGAACGATATCGGTGAATTCCTGACCCACAAGATTAAGGAACATTTCGATAGCGTCGGCAAGGAAATCAACATCAAGTACTTTGACCCGAGCTACACGGTGCGTAGCATCCCCGCCAAGGGCACAGACGCCATTTTCTGCTTCCAGCTCGCAGAAAACGCAGTACATGCAGGCATGGCAGGCAAGACGGACATGGTCGTTGGCAGCATGAACAACGTATTTTCGCACGTGCCTATAGAATACGCCGTCAGCGAACGCAAGAAAATCAACCCCAATGGCCCCCTGTGGCATGCCGTTCTCGGTATCACACGCCAGCAGGACTATTTCTCCGGCAAGGGCAAACGCAGCAAGTAA
- a CDS encoding fibro-slime domain-containing protein — MCLAVFCACALAQTVAVAHIIYDGNVLYYADNESNFVYKSLEKGDDGTFTIEFTDERLANGKKDVRHLQFGVGCNGSTCHTDLSPDNKPLLGQLFPQYRENSIQDGKYIYNKMEIWIVINDDKTLTISDTKPVVAVKPKKHIRFLTPWTNTNAIMFLNGMENYMSAVGSPYCGWFESKVTKPADSAWVYFKQTIGTTYVGADGAIDSDSALVPLLLDSALAVSDTIWVVAYQYGAPEVHVQYPGVLGECLPKILPVMMFDWYDGSVNSDGSKDGLYNHKSGAGRTGFDMRGMPMYGTGTSEDFGQGGCEGSPMTGMVEKQLGINGVPVMAKNFPSGCKNSSHLNNWFLPEVIYNDGVNAYTNVTCRDLELTLTDDGFWLGQKDDESPEHGLFLLDDFRWLDAAQTIENPYYDSISGGNDVPGHHNYGFAMKIQAEFVYVKGQYFEFNGDDDVWVFINNKLVVDIGGQHRKVKKSVNLDDLGLTPGETYPFHIFYAERKRTQSNFMMRTSIDLKVESSMFLTNLSTDTTLIKKEVWQNIREKTLACDFSANSEQKRTERGPSNFTLFGKSLPMTGVALGKLDTAYYGGITITNDYTMLTINTTTISRMQTLPPGTYYVRVSLKNNPNEFKDVYFTIPPTELPNLAFADIIDSNYCFIADIVNQDTLCLDKYWKPLGNEVSRDISSDTLPINMNKNEKLWAGRIYPVNVSYVEEWAHSYSGMTVQVSTSDPKLIACDSVGSPLPNNEFVLIEGKNTFYVKAIGAVINGTLTISSTVAKNKSVNWTNINIAEPPVPQIETAYIYDRNGDGRGDSVWISFNKPLGGNSVLNAISFTFGLTHYETASINYAEGARELSLTAEGDGFGPAISTGGALEPYAGKITALYTYTNPEDHTISNFSVDGALNDAIGPIIMAAEISYTDDGKTTLTLTFSEGIVAATASSSLFGYRSYGSGTLSTIVQEADYVATTPPNRWKLIFSKKSISDIVPIVGDSIRIKSPIEGGLVVDLVGTPAHVKNPWVRITGEQRITVTSPPVVTMDKNSPNFEKTKEIVRSDSATVPILVQSEKPLTATQVGEIYGTQGHYLGDMNMSELVENEISEIAKVVKTNTIYEDKNAVKNGSPSTSVTLETIISMMDRKEITPKEAKERFGVSDVIINAYKNELLTKDNLQNYTHGTPEDIKTIAESMADKTELSYKTIYYTSLGHFVNSDEGRIACNDDIFKKDGAKNCLGNEGHLYLAWNMRSKKGRLAGTGVYIARLEIRLIVNGKRITKRTQDFLWGFRHGKLAVIDFDLNP, encoded by the coding sequence GTGTGTTTGGCGGTATTCTGTGCCTGTGCGCTTGCGCAGACGGTTGCAGTTGCACACATCATTTACGACGGCAATGTCTTATACTATGCCGACAACGAAAGCAATTTCGTGTACAAATCCCTTGAAAAGGGCGACGACGGCACGTTTACCATCGAATTCACCGACGAACGCCTGGCAAACGGCAAAAAAGACGTCCGCCACCTGCAATTCGGGGTAGGCTGTAACGGCAGCACATGCCATACAGACTTAAGTCCCGACAACAAGCCTCTCCTTGGACAACTATTCCCCCAGTACAGGGAAAACTCCATCCAGGACGGAAAATACATTTACAACAAGATGGAAATCTGGATTGTCATCAACGATGACAAAACGTTGACGATTTCCGACACTAAACCGGTGGTCGCGGTCAAGCCTAAGAAACACATCCGCTTTTTGACCCCGTGGACCAACACCAATGCCATCATGTTCCTGAACGGCATGGAAAACTACATGAGCGCAGTGGGTTCCCCGTATTGCGGTTGGTTCGAAAGCAAGGTTACAAAACCTGCCGACAGCGCATGGGTCTACTTCAAGCAGACCATCGGTACAACATACGTTGGAGCCGATGGCGCCATCGATAGCGACTCTGCCCTCGTCCCTCTATTGCTCGATTCCGCTCTCGCTGTTAGTGACACGATCTGGGTTGTCGCCTACCAGTACGGCGCACCTGAAGTCCATGTCCAATATCCGGGCGTTCTTGGCGAATGCCTCCCGAAAATCCTCCCCGTGATGATGTTCGACTGGTACGATGGTTCCGTGAATTCCGATGGTTCAAAGGACGGGCTCTACAACCACAAGTCCGGTGCAGGCCGCACAGGCTTTGACATGCGTGGCATGCCCATGTATGGTACCGGCACAAGCGAAGACTTTGGTCAAGGCGGTTGCGAAGGTTCCCCGATGACAGGCATGGTCGAAAAGCAACTCGGCATCAACGGCGTCCCTGTGATGGCAAAGAACTTCCCCAGCGGCTGCAAGAATTCCTCGCACCTCAACAACTGGTTTCTCCCCGAAGTTATCTACAATGACGGTGTGAACGCTTATACAAACGTCACATGCCGTGACCTTGAACTCACGCTCACGGATGACGGTTTCTGGCTTGGTCAAAAGGATGACGAAAGTCCCGAACACGGTCTTTTCTTGCTCGACGATTTCCGCTGGCTCGATGCAGCACAGACAATTGAAAACCCGTATTACGATTCTATCAGCGGCGGAAACGATGTTCCGGGCCATCACAACTATGGCTTTGCGATGAAGATCCAAGCGGAATTCGTTTATGTGAAAGGCCAATACTTTGAATTCAATGGCGACGATGACGTGTGGGTGTTCATCAACAACAAACTCGTTGTCGATATTGGCGGACAACATAGAAAAGTCAAGAAATCCGTTAACTTGGACGACCTCGGACTTACGCCGGGCGAAACCTATCCGTTCCACATTTTCTATGCCGAACGCAAGCGCACCCAGTCCAACTTCATGATGCGTACATCCATCGACTTGAAGGTCGAATCCAGCATGTTCCTCACGAACCTTTCTACGGATACGACGCTCATCAAGAAAGAAGTATGGCAGAACATCCGCGAAAAGACGCTCGCGTGCGACTTCTCCGCAAACTCGGAACAAAAACGTACGGAACGCGGCCCGTCTAACTTTACGTTGTTCGGAAAGAGCCTCCCGATGACGGGCGTTGCCTTAGGCAAGCTCGATACCGCATACTACGGTGGCATCACGATTACAAACGATTACACGATGCTCACCATCAACACGACGACAATTTCCCGCATGCAGACTCTTCCGCCGGGAACCTACTACGTCCGTGTATCGCTCAAGAACAACCCGAACGAATTCAAGGACGTTTACTTCACGATTCCGCCCACGGAACTTCCGAACCTCGCATTTGCTGATATCATCGACTCCAACTACTGCTTTATTGCCGACATCGTAAATCAAGACACGCTCTGCCTCGACAAGTACTGGAAACCGCTCGGAAACGAAGTCAGCCGCGACATCAGCAGCGACACGCTCCCCATCAACATGAACAAGAACGAAAAACTTTGGGCAGGCCGTATCTACCCCGTCAATGTTTCTTACGTTGAAGAATGGGCCCACAGCTACAGCGGTATGACTGTTCAAGTTTCGACAAGCGATCCGAAACTCATCGCCTGCGATTCAGTCGGTTCTCCGCTCCCGAATAACGAATTTGTACTTATCGAAGGCAAGAATACATTCTATGTGAAAGCGATAGGAGCCGTTATCAACGGAACTCTTACGATTTCTTCGACAGTCGCAAAGAACAAGAGCGTCAACTGGACAAACATCAACATCGCAGAACCGCCGGTCCCGCAAATCGAAACCGCATACATCTACGATAGAAACGGTGATGGTCGCGGCGACAGCGTCTGGATCAGCTTCAACAAGCCGCTTGGCGGCAACAGCGTGCTCAACGCCATCTCGTTCACGTTCGGACTAACGCATTACGAAACCGCAAGCATCAACTATGCCGAAGGCGCCCGCGAGCTTTCGCTCACCGCCGAAGGCGATGGATTTGGCCCTGCCATATCCACGGGCGGCGCACTTGAACCTTACGCCGGAAAAATCACTGCACTTTACACGTACACGAATCCTGAAGACCATACCATCTCGAACTTCTCTGTAGACGGAGCCCTCAACGATGCCATCGGCCCCATCATTATGGCCGCCGAAATCTCGTACACCGATGACGGAAAGACGACGCTTACACTGACCTTCAGCGAAGGCATTGTCGCTGCAACAGCTAGCTCCAGCTTGTTCGGCTACCGCAGCTACGGCAGCGGCACGCTTTCAACGATTGTTCAAGAAGCCGATTACGTAGCAACGACTCCGCCAAACCGCTGGAAGCTCATCTTCTCCAAAAAGAGTATTTCTGACATCGTTCCCATCGTCGGCGATTCCATACGCATCAAGTCCCCCATCGAAGGCGGACTCGTAGTCGATCTCGTTGGCACTCCGGCACATGTCAAGAACCCATGGGTACGCATCACGGGTGAACAGCGCATTACCGTGACAAGCCCGCCAGTCGTCACCATGGACAAGAACTCCCCCAACTTCGAAAAAACCAAGGAAATCGTCCGCAGCGATTCTGCAACGGTTCCTATCCTTGTTCAAAGCGAAAAGCCGCTTACGGCAACCCAGGTCGGCGAAATTTACGGCACCCAGGGTCACTACCTCGGCGACATGAACATGTCTGAGCTTGTCGAAAACGAAATCAGCGAAATTGCGAAAGTCGTAAAGACAAACACCATCTACGAAGATAAGAATGCCGTCAAGAACGGAAGCCCGTCGACCTCCGTCACGCTCGAAACAATTATCTCCATGATGGACCGCAAGGAGATCACCCCCAAAGAAGCCAAAGAAAGATTCGGCGTAAGCGATGTCATCATCAACGCCTACAAGAACGAGCTCTTGACCAAGGATAACCTGCAGAACTACACGCATGGCACTCCTGAAGACATCAAGACCATCGCCGAATCCATGGCCGACAAGACTGAACTCAGCTACAAGACGATCTACTACACCAGCCTGGGTCATTTCGTCAATAGCGACGAAGGTCGAATTGCCTGCAACGACGATATTTTCAAGAAGGACGGCGCCAAAAACTGCCTCGGAAACGAAGGGCACCTTTACCTCGCCTGGAACATGCGCTCGAAGAAAGGCCGCCTTGCCGGCACAGGTGTGTACATTGCACGCCTCGAAATCCGCCTCATCGTGAACGGAAAGAGAATCACCAAACGCACCCAGGACTTCCTCTGGGGATTCCGCCACGGCAAACTTGCAGTTATCGATTTTGACCTGAATCCATAA
- the pta gene encoding phosphate acetyltransferase, which translates to MNRVYLVATAASKMEAKVQEIVDAVTKTGLIAAVYKPLSVINAADSVEEIKAGKSAVLMEKICADFLAQDFDDVDAVVVEGATGMNDVIAHKYNDDLASALDAKIFADGEDAELFCPKRLLRCEKCLAGDLGAPAAERRVSQAMFRASLLSKASKCVKRIVLPEGSEPRTVQAACLAVERNIAVPVLIGSKAEIEATAKSVGVKLPANIEIIEPSAELAEKYVPTLVELRKAKGMTPESARAALKDNVMLATMMLKFGEVDGLVSGAIHSTADTLRPALQIIRTAPGVKSVSSVFFMCMKDKTYIYGDCAINLNPLAEELADIALQCDDTAKAFGLPSRVAMLSYSTINSGKGPDADLVVAATAAAKAARPEMLVDGPLQYDAATVPSVGALKAPNSPVAGKATVFVFPDLSAGNIGYKAVQRSAHGTIAIGPMLQGLAKPVNDLSRGALVEDIVYTIALTAVQAQK; encoded by the coding sequence ATGAATCGTGTTTACCTAGTTGCCACGGCTGCCTCCAAGATGGAAGCCAAAGTCCAGGAAATTGTCGACGCTGTAACGAAGACCGGCCTCATCGCCGCTGTCTACAAGCCGCTCAGTGTTATCAATGCCGCTGATAGCGTGGAAGAAATCAAGGCAGGCAAGTCTGCTGTTCTTATGGAAAAGATTTGCGCTGATTTCCTTGCTCAGGATTTTGATGATGTCGACGCAGTTGTCGTCGAAGGTGCAACGGGCATGAACGATGTCATTGCTCACAAGTATAACGATGATCTTGCTTCTGCTCTAGATGCAAAGATTTTTGCCGATGGCGAAGATGCAGAACTTTTCTGCCCGAAGCGCTTGCTCCGTTGCGAAAAGTGCCTCGCTGGTGACCTTGGTGCTCCGGCTGCCGAACGCCGCGTTAGCCAGGCCATGTTCCGCGCAAGCCTCCTCTCTAAGGCTTCCAAGTGCGTGAAGCGCATTGTACTCCCGGAAGGTTCCGAACCGCGTACCGTGCAGGCTGCATGCCTCGCTGTCGAACGTAACATCGCTGTGCCGGTCCTTATTGGCTCGAAAGCCGAAATCGAAGCTACAGCAAAGTCTGTAGGCGTGAAACTCCCGGCTAATATCGAAATCATCGAACCGAGTGCCGAACTTGCCGAAAAGTACGTGCCGACTCTCGTGGAACTCCGCAAGGCAAAGGGCATGACTCCGGAATCCGCACGTGCCGCTCTTAAGGACAACGTAATGCTTGCCACGATGATGCTTAAGTTCGGTGAAGTGGACGGCCTCGTTTCTGGCGCCATCCATTCTACGGCAGATACGCTCCGCCCGGCTCTCCAGATTATCCGTACCGCTCCGGGCGTGAAGTCCGTGAGCTCCGTGTTCTTCATGTGCATGAAGGACAAGACATACATTTACGGTGACTGCGCTATCAACCTGAACCCGCTCGCCGAAGAACTTGCCGATATCGCTCTCCAGTGCGATGACACTGCAAAGGCTTTCGGCCTTCCGAGCCGCGTTGCCATGCTTTCTTACAGCACCATCAATTCCGGCAAGGGTCCGGATGCTGACCTCGTCGTGGCTGCTACTGCTGCTGCAAAGGCTGCCCGCCCGGAAATGCTCGTCGATGGCCCGCTCCAGTACGATGCTGCTACCGTTCCGAGTGTTGGTGCCCTCAAGGCCCCGAATAGCCCGGTCGCTGGCAAGGCTACCGTGTTCGTGTTCCCGGACCTCTCTGCCGGTAACATCGGCTACAAGGCTGTACAGCGCTCTGCCCATGGCACGATCGCTATCGGCCCGATGCTCCAGGGTCTCGCCAAGCCGGTGAACGACCTTTCCCGCGGCGCCCTCGTCGAAGACATCGTCTACACGATCGCTCTCACCGCTGTTCAGGCTCAGAAATAA